The proteins below are encoded in one region of Acetoanaerobium noterae:
- a CDS encoding response regulator gives MKILVADDEAINRKLLELEVKELGYKVLTAKDGYEAKQIWENERPSIVLTDWNMPNMNGIDLVKHIRNNEGNDYTYIIMVTAMAREDDLIVGFEAGVDDYLTKPVGKHELYWRLKAGLRLISNNDKDMLIFALAKLTEIRDEDTGNHIERIRLYSRLIAEELYKRGERPLEINQKFIDDIYITSVLHDIGKVGIPDNVLFKPDKLNSEEYNVIKNHTLIGYKTIESLISKSQRKTTLSMAGEIARSHHENWDGSGYPDGLNGEDIPLSARIVALADFYDALVSKRVYKESWTHDDVVKEIFRQSGKKLDPYVVSGFLSIESEFQKISSALAE, from the coding sequence ATGAAAATACTTGTTGCTGACGATGAAGCCATAAACAGAAAACTACTGGAGCTAGAGGTAAAGGAGCTGGGGTATAAGGTATTAACAGCCAAGGATGGCTACGAGGCAAAGCAGATATGGGAAAATGAGAGACCTTCAATAGTTCTTACAGATTGGAACATGCCAAACATGAACGGAATAGATTTGGTTAAGCATATTCGAAATAATGAAGGCAACGACTACACCTATATAATAATGGTCACTGCTATGGCTAGGGAAGATGATTTGATTGTAGGCTTTGAAGCAGGAGTAGATGATTATCTTACAAAGCCTGTTGGGAAGCATGAACTATACTGGAGGCTAAAGGCAGGACTTAGACTTATTTCGAACAATGACAAGGATATGCTTATTTTTGCGCTCGCGAAGCTTACAGAAATAAGAGATGAAGACACAGGTAACCATATAGAAAGAATAAGGCTATATAGTAGGCTGATAGCTGAAGAACTTTATAAACGAGGGGAAAGACCACTCGAAATCAATCAAAAATTTATTGATGATATTTATATTACCAGTGTACTTCATGATATAGGAAAAGTAGGAATCCCTGACAACGTTTTGTTCAAACCGGATAAGCTAAATTCAGAAGAATATAATGTCATAAAGAATCATACCCTTATAGGGTATAAAACAATTGAATCACTTATTTCAAAGAGTCAAAGAAAAACTACCCTTAGTATGGCTGGAGAAATTGCTAGAAGTCATCATGAAAATTGGGATGGGAGTGGTTATCCAGACGGATTAAATGGCGAGGATATTCCTCTAAGTGCTAGAATAGTTGCTCTTGCAGATTTTTATGATGCACTTGTAAGTAAAAGGGTATATAAAGAATCGTGGACCCATGATGATGTAGTCAAAGAAATATTTAGACAATCAGGGAAAAAGCTAGATCCATATGTTGTATCGGGGTTTTTAAGTATAGAATCAGAGTTTCAAAAAATAAGCTCTGCACTAGCTGAGTGA